A region of Flavobacterium indicum GPTSA100-9 = DSM 17447 DNA encodes the following proteins:
- the bshC gene encoding bacillithiol biosynthesis cysteine-adding enzyme BshC, whose translation MPSDCITFQESGYFSNLIVDYLNQNSNLNSLYNFSPSIENYKLQIDLKRQNYNHNNRKTLVETLKKQYDSISISEQTKRNIELLGKENTYTITTGHQLNLFTGPLYFIYKIVSTINTVKALQIKYPEFNFVPIYWMATEDHDFEEINYFTINDSKIKWKKESKGPVGRLSTEGLEDVYTELKSKIGLGTTADYLLHLFENAYLKHTNLADATRYLTNELFKEYGLVIVDADDKSLKNLFVPYIKNELLNQTSFEEVSKTNQLLKNYTIQVNPRAINFFYMKNNLRERIVLENDTYKVLNTSIEFSKEEILNEIQNAPEKFSPNVILRPLYQEVLLPNLGYIGGGGEIAYWLQLKSNFEANNISFPILQLRNSALIATEKQVKKLDKLQLTWKEIFLPTDHLTSIKVKQLSTVSFNFDNQIAFLKEQFKVLENIAIQTDASFMGAVKAQETKQIKGLKNLEKRLLKAEKRKYSEELNQIVNLKNELFPNGNLQERVSNFSTFYDVNFISICCAKFNPFVAEFTLLIS comes from the coding sequence ATGCCTAGCGACTGTATCACTTTTCAAGAATCGGGTTATTTTTCAAATTTAATTGTTGATTATTTAAATCAAAATTCCAATTTAAATTCACTTTATAATTTTTCTCCTTCAATAGAAAACTATAAATTACAAATAGATTTAAAAAGACAAAATTACAACCACAATAACAGAAAAACACTTGTTGAAACTTTAAAAAAGCAATACGATTCTATTTCTATTTCTGAACAAACTAAAAGAAATATTGAATTACTAGGAAAAGAAAATACCTATACAATTACAACCGGTCATCAATTAAATTTGTTTACCGGACCACTTTACTTTATATACAAAATCGTATCAACCATAAATACGGTAAAAGCACTTCAAATAAAATATCCTGAATTTAATTTTGTACCCATATATTGGATGGCAACCGAAGATCATGATTTTGAAGAAATTAATTACTTTACTATTAATGACTCAAAAATAAAATGGAAAAAAGAATCTAAAGGACCTGTAGGCAGATTATCAACAGAGGGGTTAGAAGATGTTTATACCGAATTAAAATCAAAAATTGGTTTAGGCACCACGGCAGATTATTTACTTCATCTGTTTGAAAACGCCTATTTAAAACACACTAATTTAGCCGATGCAACACGCTATTTAACAAATGAATTATTTAAAGAATATGGATTGGTTATAGTAGATGCAGATGATAAAAGTTTGAAAAATCTATTTGTTCCTTACATTAAAAATGAACTGTTAAATCAAACTTCATTTGAAGAAGTGAGCAAAACTAATCAATTACTCAAAAATTATACAATTCAAGTTAATCCAAGAGCAATTAATTTCTTTTATATGAAAAACAATTTGAGAGAACGAATTGTTTTAGAAAATGATACATATAAAGTTTTAAATACCTCTATTGAGTTTTCAAAAGAAGAAATTTTAAACGAAATTCAAAATGCTCCTGAAAAATTTAGTCCAAATGTAATTTTAAGACCATTATACCAAGAAGTACTTTTACCCAATCTTGGATATATTGGAGGTGGCGGGGAAATAGCCTACTGGCTACAATTAAAATCAAATTTTGAAGCCAATAATATTTCCTTTCCTATTTTACAGTTAAGAAATTCAGCGCTAATTGCAACTGAAAAACAAGTAAAAAAACTTGACAAATTACAACTTACTTGGAAAGAAATCTTTTTACCTACTGATCATTTGACCTCAATAAAAGTAAAACAACTTTCTACTGTTTCATTTAATTTTGATAATCAAATAGCATTCTTAAAAGAACAATTTAAAGTATTAGAAAATATCGCAATACAAACAGATGCTTCTTTTATGGGTGCAGTTAAAGCGCAAGAAACAAAACAAATTAAAGGTTTAAAAAACCTTGAAAAAAGACTGTTAAAAGCTGAAAAAAGAAAGTATAGCGAAGAGTTAAATCAAATAGTAAACCTCAAAAATGAATTATTCCCTAACGGAAATTTACAAGAACGAGTAAGTAATTTTTCTACATTTTACGACGTGAATTTTATTTCTATTTGTTGTGCAAAATTTAATCCGTTTGTCGCCGAATTCACACTTCTAATTTCTTAA
- a CDS encoding nucleoside-diphosphate kinase yields MASNRTFTMIKPDAVENGHIGGILNMITEGGFRIVAMKLTQLTVADAQKFYAVHSERPFFGELVEFMTRGPIVAAILEKDNAVEDFRTLIGATNPADAAEGTIRKKYATSIGENAVHGSDSDENAAIEGAFHFAGREQF; encoded by the coding sequence ATGGCAAGTAACAGAACTTTTACAATGATTAAACCAGATGCTGTTGAAAATGGACACATCGGTGGAATTTTAAATATGATTACTGAAGGTGGTTTCAGAATCGTAGCAATGAAATTAACACAATTAACTGTAGCAGATGCTCAAAAATTCTATGCCGTTCACAGTGAAAGACCTTTCTTTGGTGAATTAGTTGAATTCATGACAAGAGGTCCTATCGTTGCTGCAATCTTAGAAAAAGATAACGCTGTAGAAGATTTCAGAACTTTAATTGGTGCTACAAACCCTGCTGATGCTGCTGAAGGTACAATCCGTAAAAAATACGCAACTTCAATTGGTGAAAATGCAGTTCACGGTTCTGACTCAGATGAAAATGCAGCTATTGAAGGTGCATTCCATTTTGCTGGAAGAGAGCAATTTTAA
- the aceB gene encoding malate synthase A produces MKTQSTQLTVLNQNKFSTILTEEALAFLTALHTNFNSKRIELVKKRETKQALYDSGAFPSFPKETEALRNEDWTAAPIPAILLDRRVEITGPVDRKMVINALNSGAKIFMADFEDSCSPTWNNVMEGQENIKDAVNKSIRLEQNGKTYQLNSETATLLVRPRGLHLEEKNLQVEEEKMSGALVDFGLFFYHNAHSLLKQGLGPYFYLPKLESYEEARWWNEVFIYAQNYCNIPVGTIKATVLIETITASFQLDEIIYELKEHIAGLNCGRWDYIFSYIKKLKSHPDFIVPDRDQITMTSPFMSAYSLRVIQVCHKRNILAIGGMAAQIPIKNNEEANQTAFDKVKADKEREVKNGHDGTWVAHPALVPLAMQVFNENMPTKNQLHIKRNEIQITEKQLLELPIGSITEIGIRKNINVGILYMESWLMGVGAAALYHLMEDAATAEISRAQLWLWLKKQVKTDKGTEITKELYQKYIPEELEKIKNYVGLKRFEEGKFELATSLFSTLIMKDELDDFLTLEAYNYID; encoded by the coding sequence ATGAAAACACAATCAACACAACTTACAGTTTTAAATCAAAATAAATTTTCTACAATCCTAACAGAAGAAGCGTTAGCATTTTTAACTGCATTACATACCAACTTTAATAGCAAAAGGATTGAATTAGTAAAAAAAAGAGAGACAAAACAAGCTTTATATGATAGTGGTGCTTTTCCATCTTTTCCTAAAGAAACTGAAGCCTTAAGAAATGAAGATTGGACAGCAGCTCCTATTCCAGCAATATTATTAGATAGAAGAGTTGAAATTACAGGGCCAGTTGATCGAAAAATGGTAATCAATGCATTAAATTCAGGAGCTAAAATTTTTATGGCTGATTTTGAAGATAGTTGTTCGCCCACTTGGAACAATGTAATGGAAGGACAAGAAAATATAAAAGATGCTGTAAATAAAAGTATACGATTAGAACAAAATGGCAAAACTTATCAATTAAACTCTGAAACCGCTACCTTATTAGTTCGACCGAGAGGTTTGCATTTGGAAGAGAAAAATTTACAAGTTGAAGAAGAAAAAATGTCGGGCGCATTAGTGGATTTCGGATTGTTTTTTTATCACAACGCGCATTCCTTACTCAAACAAGGATTAGGTCCTTATTTCTATTTACCAAAACTAGAATCTTATGAAGAAGCGCGTTGGTGGAATGAAGTGTTTATTTATGCACAGAACTATTGTAATATTCCGGTTGGAACGATAAAAGCAACCGTATTAATTGAAACGATAACCGCAAGTTTTCAATTAGATGAAATAATTTACGAATTAAAAGAACATATTGCCGGATTGAATTGTGGTCGTTGGGATTATATTTTTTCCTATATCAAAAAATTAAAATCACACCCCGATTTCATAGTTCCTGATCGTGATCAAATTACCATGACAAGCCCTTTCATGAGCGCCTATTCTTTAAGGGTCATTCAAGTTTGTCATAAAAGGAATATTCTTGCTATCGGCGGAATGGCTGCACAAATTCCGATTAAAAATAACGAAGAAGCAAATCAAACTGCATTTGATAAAGTGAAAGCCGATAAAGAACGAGAAGTGAAAAACGGCCATGACGGCACTTGGGTTGCACATCCTGCCTTGGTTCCTTTAGCTATGCAGGTATTTAATGAAAATATGCCAACTAAAAACCAATTACATATTAAAAGAAATGAAATTCAAATTACAGAAAAACAGTTATTAGAATTACCAATTGGTTCAATCACTGAAATTGGAATTAGAAAAAACATCAATGTTGGAATATTATATATGGAATCATGGCTAATGGGTGTTGGAGCGGCAGCCTTATATCATTTAATGGAAGATGCTGCAACCGCAGAAATTTCAAGAGCACAATTATGGCTTTGGTTAAAAAAACAAGTAAAAACAGATAAGGGTACTGAAATTACAAAAGAATTATATCAAAAATATATTCCAGAAGAATTGGAAAAAATAAAAAACTATGTAGGACTTAAACGTTTTGAAGAAGGCAAATTTGAATTAGCCACCTCACTTTTTTCAACCTTGATCATGAAGGACGAATTAGATGATTTTTTAACACTGGAAGCCTACAACTATATTGATTAA
- a CDS encoding helix-turn-helix domain-containing protein encodes MIEEEYIRLIFGLKLKQVRTDKNLSLFGLAKVTGLSKSYLNEIEKGKKYPKRDKIVLLADALETSYDQLVSLKLDKNLAPIGEILQSRILKEIPLDIFGIKESDLIDIIAEAPLKVNAFISTLFEIAKHYNLTRESFFLAALRSYQEANNNYFEEYENEVEQFAKAYSIDLNKKIEVSDLEEILIEEYGYTIENEELSKHKELNNLRSVFVPTSKTLLVSSETDTSQRLFIYAKEIAYNYLKISDRLFTFSWIKFDRFDQVLNNFIASYFAGALLIPRKRLVKELKMFFENKQFDEAKFNAIIQEFTDSPETFYQRLTNILPKDFNLKNLFFLRFSYKPERGDFQLTKELHITNLLEPHANERNEHYCRRWVSIKTLSELPNLKNEELFSCQISSYTHTDNKYFVMSTATKDPFRKGYYRSIALGIMITPHSLGKLHFLHDDSIPVKRVGVTCESCSISDCEVRVAQPRNLERKQRFGQTDEVVKEIMEKYK; translated from the coding sequence ATGATTGAAGAAGAATACATCCGATTGATTTTTGGTTTAAAACTGAAGCAGGTTCGAACCGATAAAAATTTGTCATTATTTGGATTGGCTAAAGTTACAGGCTTGTCAAAATCGTATTTAAATGAAATCGAGAAAGGAAAAAAATACCCTAAAAGAGATAAGATTGTATTGCTTGCCGATGCACTTGAAACGTCTTATGATCAATTGGTTTCTTTAAAGTTAGATAAAAACTTAGCTCCGATTGGCGAGATTCTTCAATCTCGAATTTTAAAAGAAATTCCGCTTGATATTTTTGGAATTAAAGAGAGTGATTTAATTGATATCATTGCAGAGGCACCATTAAAAGTCAATGCTTTTATTAGTACTTTGTTTGAAATAGCTAAGCATTATAATTTAACAAGAGAAAGTTTTTTCTTGGCAGCATTACGTTCATATCAAGAAGCAAATAACAACTACTTTGAAGAATATGAAAATGAAGTTGAGCAATTTGCCAAAGCGTATTCAATTGATTTAAATAAAAAAATTGAAGTTTCGGATTTAGAAGAAATTTTGATTGAAGAGTACGGTTATACTATTGAAAATGAAGAATTATCCAAACATAAAGAATTGAATAATTTACGTTCAGTTTTTGTGCCTACTTCAAAAACATTATTAGTGTCTTCTGAAACAGATACCTCACAACGATTGTTTATATATGCCAAAGAAATTGCTTATAACTATTTGAAAATTTCAGATCGATTATTTACTTTTTCATGGATAAAGTTTGATCGTTTTGATCAAGTATTGAATAATTTTATTGCCTCATATTTTGCGGGTGCATTGCTCATTCCAAGAAAACGTTTAGTGAAGGAATTAAAAATGTTTTTTGAAAATAAACAGTTTGATGAAGCTAAATTTAATGCTATAATTCAAGAATTTACAGATTCTCCAGAAACGTTTTATCAACGTTTAACGAATATTTTACCTAAAGATTTTAATTTGAAAAATTTATTCTTTTTGCGCTTTAGTTATAAGCCAGAAAGAGGCGATTTTCAATTAACGAAAGAACTGCATATTACTAATTTGTTAGAACCACATGCTAATGAACGTAACGAACATTATTGTCGTCGTTGGGTGTCGATTAAGACTTTAAGTGAGTTGCCTAATTTGAAGAACGAAGAATTGTTTTCGTGTCAAATTTCTTCATATACGCATACAGATAATAAATATTTTGTAATGTCAACGGCAACTAAGGATCCTTTTAGAAAAGGGTATTATAGAAGTATCGCTTTAGGAATTATGATCACTCCACATTCTCTGGGCAAATTACATTTTTTACACGATGATTCAATTCCAGTGAAAAGGGTAGGAGTAACTTGTGAGTCGTGTTCTATTTCGGATTGTGAAGTACGAGTGGCACAACCAAGGAATTTAGAACGAAAACAACGATTTGGTCAAACAGATGAGGTAGTTAAAGAAATTATGGAGAAATACAAATAA
- a CDS encoding formylglycine-generating enzyme family protein, whose product MKKITIALLSITSITLFSFSSLLPFNMIKVDGAKFMMGSKDQDITADVDEQKEHEVNLDNFEISKYEVTVWEWKQYLKANKKKLPKAPSWGWSDKAPINNITWEEAISYCNWLSKKEGLTPAYSVKGPFYVCNFKANGYRLPTEAEWEFAAKGGKNSKGFKYSGSNTLDDVAWHKGNSNGKPHTVGTKLPNELGIYDMTGNVWEWCWDWYNTDYYKTEPNNNPKGPEMGDKKSVRGGSWDSQPNYCRPANRISTYPNKTHEFYGFRTVRTIN is encoded by the coding sequence ATGAAAAAAATTACAATTGCCTTATTATCAATTACTAGTATTACTTTATTTTCATTTTCTTCATTACTCCCTTTTAATATGATAAAAGTAGATGGAGCAAAATTTATGATGGGATCTAAAGATCAAGATATAACCGCTGATGTTGATGAACAAAAAGAACATGAAGTAAATTTAGACAATTTCGAAATCAGTAAATATGAAGTAACTGTTTGGGAATGGAAACAATATTTAAAAGCAAACAAAAAGAAACTTCCTAAAGCACCATCTTGGGGCTGGAGCGACAAAGCGCCAATTAACAATATTACTTGGGAAGAAGCCATTTCATATTGCAATTGGTTAAGTAAAAAAGAAGGTCTTACTCCAGCTTATTCAGTTAAAGGTCCTTTTTATGTATGTAACTTTAAAGCTAATGGATACCGATTACCTACAGAAGCTGAATGGGAATTTGCTGCTAAAGGTGGTAAAAACAGTAAAGGATTTAAATATTCAGGAAGTAATACATTAGATGATGTTGCTTGGCATAAAGGAAATAGTAATGGAAAACCACACACTGTTGGAACAAAATTACCAAATGAACTAGGAATCTACGATATGACTGGAAATGTATGGGAATGGTGTTGGGATTGGTATAATACTGATTACTATAAAACTGAACCAAACAACAATCCGAAAGGACCTGAAATGGGTGATAAAAAAAGTGTTAGAGGGGGATCTTGGGATAGTCAACCTAATTATTGTAGACCTGCCAATAGAATTTCTACCTATCCTAATAAAACGCATGAGTTTTACGGATTTAGAACTGTAAGAACAATTAACTAA